In the genome of Nakaseomyces glabratus chromosome K, complete sequence, the window ATGGCGCTCTCAGCTGGTGATTGGCTTTGCGAAATTGAGTCTGGCTCCGACATCACCTGCTTTTGATAGAAATACAAAAGTTCCGTGAACTTCGTTATCCGGATATATTCTATCCTTTCCTTCACTTCAGCTTCACTTCGCAGCAACATCTGTGGCGCAACACCGCTAGTAGTTATCCATAGAACTTTACCGTCATCATTCTCTTGTAAATATGTCTTGACCGTCTCACTCGCAAGCCATGTCTTTCCTATCCCAGGAATGCCATATATCTCGTAGCTTGACTTGTATCTAAACCCTCCATCTAACTCATTGTCTAACGCTGTTAAACCAGTGGATATAGGCTTCGGTGCATTGACGATCAGCTGTGACAACGGTACTCCAAAGGACATGTTTGCAACAAAACTTCTTGTATTGTATCCAAGTGACTAGAAAATTCAATACGACTGGCATATAGCAACAAGGTAAGTTGCACAACGCAGGTATTGCTTAattcaagctcatcgctcCTACTATGGCCCACAATCtagtatttttctttcttttgatctCGCGCGCGATATTGGAGGGCACGCGATACTGGAGGATACCAGTCAGTTCTCTAGTTGTTCAGAATTATATGTTTGCATTTCAACGTGAGTATGGGCCAAGAGTACATCAACTATATCGAGCAAAAGGTATAACAACGCTCTCGTTTCAGGAAACGTGGATATTTGCAATAATATTAGTACAGAAAATTAATTAGTGTTACATATGCAAAGAGAGCAATAATCCTTTCATGATTATGCCCAAAATTATTAAACTGAAATAGAATGCGCCTGATTTATACATGAAAGAATAACATATTAAACACCCCAAAAAATACTTGTGTAAAGATTTCCTGGATAATGTCTAAAAGGTTTTCTTCATGAATACCCTTGCTCAGTACAATGAATGCTTTACGATTTGAAGTATCTATAAAAAGTAGTCCATTTGAGCTTTCTTTGTCGGTATGATGGTGTTCCCGACACCATTTTGAGCCTGAACAGCTTCAAATATCGTATACTTTCTCTCTAAATTATCCTCAATCTTCAAAACTGCAGCAACATTACCACATCTATAACAGTAGTTAGGAGCAGACCATACTGTAACTAGGCCACCATCAAACATCTCCTTATAACCTTCCATTACCAGCTGGTGCGCTCTTGCAATAAGATCAACGTTATTTACATGTAAGAACTCATCAACTTCACCTTTCCCAAATAGAAATCCAGCTCCTCGTGGGGACATAGACCAAGTATCAACCTCGTCGGGATCACTCCATAACAAATCACACATACCTCCCTCGTGAGGTACTTCTTGCTTTCTGTCAATGGCTCTAATTTCATTCAGTGTAGTAATATCTGGTGACAATCCACCATGTACGCAAAATATACTGTCATTTATAATAGCTCCTAAAGATAAATAGTCAAAGACTTCGCAGCAGTATCTCCACACATTACTATTACCATATTTTCTCATTACTTCATCATAGAATCCGTAAACTTTTGTGATTTGGCGGGTTTCATGGTTACCACGTATTAACGTAATTCGATCCGGGTATCGCAATTTATATACCAACAGCAGGAGAAATGACTCTAGCGAATAGAATCCTCTATCAACGAAATCTCCCAAAAACACGTATCTGGTCTTTTCTACACCACCACTTTTCTCAAACAAAGTTAGTAGATCATGTAACTGACCATGAATGTCACCACATATCGTTACTGGAGTATCGACGCGTGCCACATTAGATTCATTCATCAGCAACTCCTGTGAATCCATGCATAGCGCATAAACTGTCTCTTCTGGTATATGTCGCCCTTCCTTCAAAGAAACCAGTATTTCATCGAGATCTACCAGCATTGTATTCTCTATTTATTCCTGTTGCTTTTCAATGTCTGAGATAAAAACTAGCACCTTGTGTTATCCTTACTAGTTCTAGCTTTTTTCTAATTGATGAAGCCAGATATGTTTGATTCTTATCCAATGATTATCTGTGTCTATCTTAAACTGTTGTGATTAGGTTGACCCTCGGGTACAATCTTGGAGAAGGGAGCACAATATTACCTTGGAGTTTTGTTTGTTGGTTTTTTGACAAATGGAAACTCTCAATACCGTTGGCGTTCCTCAGTTATGGTTATGGTATTGGTACTAGGGCTATGTAATTCAAATCGTTGCTGAAATTTAAGATACAATTTGAATCATACAATGGAGATACCGTTTACGTCAAGCCCATCACTTTACTAATACCGGTCGCTGCTGTTTTCGATGTCAAAATTTCAGCTTCactttaaatttttcaacttttcatttctttttttcccaAATTTCGCTCTTCGCGTTCTTGAACTGAATACTATGCTGAATTTTAAGACCGTTATGCAATGCAATACAGTGAATAGAGACACTTCAGCTTATGTAGTCATGGTTTCGAAAGCAAAAATGCTGAGCTATAATACAGATGGTGTTAAATAGATTAATAGGCCAAAGTTTTTTGGTATGTATATGTACATATGTGAGATATTTTGACAGTATTTGTTTCAGTCATCCTCTTCGCTACTGATAATGGctgtttttcttctcttgttgtcgtcttcttcatcgtcatccTCAGTGAAAGCATGTTCTCCTTGTCTTTTGGCGTTTCTTAATCTATCAGCGTCGAGatcgtcatcttcttcttcctcttcctcttcttcaccatCGTCTATGAAgtcctcttcatcttcatcgtccACTAAGAAACCATCATCCTCGTATTCGTTTTGCCTACTAGACCTCGAAGGAGTGTTGCCCCTCTTGAACTCACCGGTCTCTGCGAAGCCATTTTCGGCATTTTCACGAGTTTCGATCTCTTTCTGTTGTCTCTTCCTTCTCTCTCTTATTATTTGACCTTGGAGTTTTTCAagctctttcttttctatcTCTGGATCCTGCTTGATAATATAGGAACCAGGACCCAGATTTTGTCTTGCGTTCCTCCTGCTAACAGCTTTACTTAGTTTTTGATGTATCTTCGAGTTGGTGGAGGTAGGTATAAACATCATAGTCTTGGTTATTTCACCACCATCATAGCATTGCATTAGTTCCTGTTGATCGTGAGAAACAGTCAAGAAAGTATTGTCTGTGTCATTAACTATGATATCCGTGTATTCGTCGCCTAATTTAAGCGAGAACGAACCGTCTGACCATTGAACAATTTGTGCATTAGACTCCTTGAAAACGTGTTGCTCAGCATCACGAGAGTATCTCCATCTAATTGTGTTCTCATCAATTAATCTATCACCTAATTGGTCCTCCTTTGAGGCAGACTTGCTTAGTCTTTCATCAACGGTGGCTTCAAAAGTTTGAGGATCGAATGGTACAGGATCTATTGTTAAGAAGGCTGGAACTTTAGcataaaatatttcatcGTGTTCATTGTTTGTCGTCCTGGTCTTGTAAGGGATAATATGTCTAATCAAGTCGACGTTTGATTCCTTAAACGTATGTGGCTCATCATCGTCTGAATAATTTACTGCATCCTCACCATAAAACTTTCTTGTGTACATCTCCTGCTCCTTAGCTTCATCGTCATAGTCTTCCATGTCATAATCCTCACGTTCTCGACTGCGTCTGGTGATGCCTTCCTCATCatcgtcttcttcatcatcgcTAATTCCAGTAGTACCATTCCTGCCTCTGCCAGTGGTAATCtcttcctcatcctcatcatcctcatcatcaccaAAAAGATCATccatctcttcttctttctctggCATGGTTTCCTCTTGGTCTTTTCCATCCTCAACAGAATCCTCTGCCTCCTCTTTTGGCGGCTCCTCTGGAGCCAATTCAACTTGCTCTTCAGACATATTAtgtttctcttcttcagacatattatatattacttGGTTTTTCCCTCTTGAGCTCTATTTGCTAATATTTCAGGCAACTCTGTCTCTCCGTACTGATATTCAAAACTGGATAACAAATAAACTAATACAAATACCAATTGGTTGgtaaagaaaacaaagagCTTTGAGTGAAATTTATCTGATGTATTATCTCTAGAGATAAAATAATGTCGACTACAAAAGAGGCAAGACTAATAGAGTCTTGATAGTTCTCTGCTTTTAACATTGTCTAAgtttcttaatttttttttcagcgAAGTGAAGCCCAAACTTTGTCAtgaaaaacaagaaaatcCTAATTATGATAGCAGTACATTCCAATATAGATTAAAAATAGTCATTTGAGTTCAGTTACTTATAGAGAATAGTATGTTCAATTGGGTTGTCTTGTATCTACAAACAGGTTGTATATAGTATATGTGGGTTTAGTTTTGTCAAGTATTCAGATCTATGCTTGTTCTTAAGTTCAGCGTTGTTCactttcaattcttctctatcattcttttcaatggCTCGATATCCTTCTCATGTCCCTTTTTCACAAACACAATAAAATATGGGGTTGCAGTATTGCCCTCAGTGAAATTCatgacttcttcttctggtaCTTCGGTAACTGTTTCGTCGTTGTACTTTCTCCAGATAGAGTTGACGAAATCTTTGATGTACACCCAGTAATGCCCATAGCTAGCCTCACCTCTATGGATGAATACCGCAAATAAAGTATATCCATGCTCTGTAAAATCATCGAACTGGTGGTTAATCTTCTCTTCTAGGTTGGTGATTTTAACATATAAATCAGACAGTTCATCGGCAACTTTACTTGCCGATTCCTCTAATTTTGTAGCCAGAAGATCAGGATCACTGATGctgatatttgtattttgcAAAACTTCTGATCTCAGGAAGTTTGCCGTCTCTTTGTAAGCATCTCTACGACTTAGTCCAAGTTCATTTCGAGATAGTAGTTCTTTTTGTCTTTCCTTGAAAGAGCGTAACTGTCTCTTAAGTTCCGCCGTTTCTTCTCTCTTTTGCAACAGTTTCACATCATCGGTGTCCGCGTATCTATCCAAATAAATGTCACTCTCAAAAGGAAGAGGTTCTATAGACTTATAGGGCATGAATCTTTCCCTATCGTAGTACACTC includes:
- the LEO1 gene encoding Paf1-complex subunit LEO1 (CAGL0K10230g~Ortholog(s) have RNA binding, RNA polymerase II C-terminal domain phosphoserine binding, transcription factor activity, RNA polymerase II transcription factor binding activity), which produces MSEEEKHNMSEEQVELAPEEPPKEEAEDSVEDGKDQEETMPEKEEEMDDLFGDDEDDEDEEEITTGRGRNGTTGISDDEEDDDEEGITRRSREREDYDMEDYDDEAKEQEMYTRKFYGEDAVNYSDDDEPHTFKESNVDLIRHIIPYKTRTTNNEHDEIFYAKVPAFLTIDPVPFDPQTFEATVDERLSKSASKEDQLGDRLIDENTIRWRYSRDAEQHVFKESNAQIVQWSDGSFSLKLGDEYTDIIVNDTDNTFLTVSHDQQELMQCYDGGEITKTMMFIPTSTNSKIHQKLSKAVSRRNARQNLGPGSYIIKQDPEIEKKELEKLQGQIIRERRKRQQKEIETRENAENGFAETGEFKRGNTPSRSSRQNEYEDDGFLVDDEDEEDFIDDGEEEEEEEEDDDLDADRLRNAKRQGEHAFTEDDDEEDDNKRRKTAIISSEEDD
- the PPH3 gene encoding phosphoprotein phosphatase PP4 catalytic subunit PPH3 (CAGL0K10208g~Ortholog(s) have protein serine/threonine phosphatase activity), which encodes MLVDLDEILVSLKEGRHIPEETVYALCMDSQELLMNESNVARVDTPVTICGDIHGQLHDLLTLFEKSGGVEKTRYVFLGDFVDRGFYSLESFLLLLVYKLRYPDRITLIRGNHETRQITKVYGFYDEVMRKYGNSNVWRYCCEVFDYLSLGAIINDSIFCVHGGLSPDITTLNEIRAIDRKQEVPHEGGMCDLLWSDPDEVDTWSMSPRGAGFLFGKGEVDEFLHVNNVDLIARAHQLVMEGYKEMFDGGLVTVWSAPNYCYRCGNVAAVLKIEDNLERKYTIFEAVQAQNGVGNTIIPTKKAQMDYFL